Proteins encoded within one genomic window of Xylophilus sp. GOD-11R:
- a CDS encoding SDR family NAD(P)-dependent oxidoreductase, producing the protein MNPSQGQPFGGLRSGRLLEGRTVLISGAGRARGIGKATARLCVEHGARVAMLDLDQDEVRLAAADVAEGRDVAIGIRCDVTDRSSCEQAVAQALAWGAAQGRIDVLINNAGLTQKRKVAEITDADYALVTDVVLRGTILLSQAVLPTMRAQGDGSIVSVSSMSAQQGGGVFGGPHYCAAKAGVLGFTRSLALELGPEGIRANAVTPGLIITDFSRTNRSDEEKDASAQGWPMRRAGRPVELASACLFLASDLSSYVTGITLDVNGGAYMR; encoded by the coding sequence TGCGCTCCGGCCGCCTGCTCGAAGGCCGCACCGTCCTCATCTCCGGCGCCGGCCGCGCGCGCGGCATCGGCAAGGCCACCGCCAGGCTGTGCGTGGAGCACGGGGCACGGGTCGCCATGCTCGACCTCGACCAGGACGAGGTGCGCCTGGCCGCGGCCGACGTGGCCGAGGGCCGCGACGTCGCCATCGGCATCCGCTGCGACGTGACCGACCGGTCTTCCTGCGAGCAGGCCGTCGCGCAAGCGCTCGCCTGGGGCGCCGCGCAGGGCCGCATCGACGTGCTGATCAACAACGCCGGCCTTACCCAGAAACGCAAGGTCGCCGAGATCACCGACGCCGACTACGCACTCGTCACCGACGTGGTGCTGCGCGGCACCATCCTGCTGTCGCAGGCGGTGCTGCCGACGATGCGGGCGCAGGGCGACGGCAGCATCGTGTCGGTGTCGTCCATGTCGGCGCAGCAGGGCGGCGGCGTCTTCGGCGGGCCGCACTACTGCGCGGCCAAGGCCGGTGTGCTGGGCTTCACCCGCTCGCTGGCGCTGGAGCTGGGGCCCGAGGGCATCCGCGCCAACGCGGTCACGCCGGGGCTGATCATCACGGACTTCTCGCGCACCAACCGCAGCGACGAGGAGAAGGACGCGTCGGCCCAGGGCTGGCCGATGCGCCGCGCCGGACGGCCGGTGGAGCTGGCCAGCGCCTGCCTGTTCCTGGCGTCCGACCTTTCGTCTTACG